A window of Rubricoccus marinus contains these coding sequences:
- a CDS encoding CHY zinc finger protein: MTNSPDRSGPSASGETRTTRPPEADSRFTVPLRGVDVDAETRCAHWHSAVDIVALRCGCCDAFYPCASCHEATVGRAFTPWPLARADEPAVLCGACRTLLTPGAYLASGDACPSCGAAFNPGCRAHRGLYFEAPEASGDRAVAAPGS, from the coding sequence GTGACTAACTCCCCGGATCGTTCCGGCCCCTCGGCCTCTGGCGAGACGCGCACCACGCGCCCGCCAGAGGCCGATTCGCGTTTTACGGTCCCCCTCCGCGGCGTGGACGTGGACGCCGAGACGCGGTGCGCGCACTGGCACAGCGCCGTGGACATCGTCGCGCTGCGGTGCGGCTGCTGCGACGCGTTCTACCCCTGCGCGTCCTGCCACGAGGCCACGGTGGGCCGGGCGTTTACGCCCTGGCCTCTGGCGCGGGCCGACGAGCCCGCCGTCCTCTGCGGCGCCTGCCGCACGCTTCTGACGCCAGGGGCCTACCTCGCCTCTGGCGACGCCTGCCCATCGTGCGGCGCGGCGTTCAACCCCGGGTGCCGCGCGCACCGCGGGCTGTATTTCGAAGCGCCAGAGGCCTCTGGCGACCGCGCCGTTGCCGCCCCGGGCTCCTAA
- a CDS encoding biotin transporter BioY, with amino-acid sequence MSALALSAPRPSILDALRGPRATVAAQVAGVVGFAALAALGAQARIYLWEVPVTFQTLAVYGAGLFLGSRNGALSMALYLVAGLAFPVFASGAFGAEYLFGTTGGYLLSYPIVALLVGMMTKRWTSFVGAAAAMTIGSLLVFTAGVTWLHFAAGHATWMESIVKGALLFIAFDLAKVWLAAGAFAGLRQISRD; translated from the coding sequence ATGTCCGCTCTCGCTCTCTCCGCTCCCCGCCCGTCCATCCTCGACGCCCTCCGTGGCCCGCGCGCGACCGTTGCCGCGCAGGTGGCCGGCGTCGTCGGTTTCGCCGCGCTGGCGGCCCTCGGCGCGCAGGCGCGCATCTACCTCTGGGAGGTGCCCGTCACGTTCCAGACGCTCGCCGTCTACGGCGCCGGCCTGTTCCTCGGCTCGCGCAACGGCGCGCTCTCGATGGCGCTGTACCTCGTCGCCGGCCTCGCCTTCCCCGTCTTCGCCTCTGGTGCCTTTGGCGCCGAGTACCTCTTCGGGACTACGGGCGGCTACCTCCTCTCCTACCCGATCGTCGCGCTCCTCGTGGGCATGATGACGAAGCGTTGGACCTCGTTCGTCGGCGCCGCTGCGGCGATGACCATCGGCTCGCTCCTCGTGTTCACCGCGGGCGTGACGTGGCTGCACTTCGCCGCCGGCCACGCGACGTGGATGGAGTCCATCGTCAAGGGCGCGCTGCTCTTTATCGCGTTCGACCTCGCGAAGGTGTGGCTGGCCGCTGGCGCGTTCGCCGGCCTGCGCCAGATCTCGCGTGACTAA